TAATGTATTCAACGGGCTTGGAATTCCAACGGTGAATTTGGCGGTGGGCTACCAGAACATCCACACAACAGAGGAAAAGATCAAGGCCGATGATCTAGTGAAGGTTGCTGAAGTAGTCGTAGCTCTGATCCAAGAAACTACAAAGTAAGACTTACTTTTTACATCTACAATATACGAAAAAGGGTTCAGGCTAAAGAAAGGAACGGTGTTCCTCCTTTAGATCTGAACCTTTTTTGGAACATTTAGCGAAGCAATAGTAGCTGTAGGTCCATATTCCTTTTGCCATTGACGCAGGAGGGC
This window of the Paenibacillus polymyxa genome carries:
- the mciZ gene encoding Z-ring formation inhibitor MciZ; translation: MKSYRTETTLHIVGKAWQIQALLRQWQKEYGPTATIASLNVPKKVQI